AGGATACAGATGCCGAGGACGCCAGCGCCGAGGAAAAAGACGCCTAAGGGCGGCGGCATTTTCAAAGCGAAGGCCTGTTTGGAGGCGCATTGTCCCTGGATGCTGACATCCGCATCGACCGTCAAACCCTAAAACGCAAGCTCGCGTTCTGGCGTGTGCTTGCCATTCTTGCCGTGGTTGTCGGGCTTTTGGTCATTGGCGGCGGTGGCTTGAATTCGATGCGTGGGCCTTACATCGCCCGCGTTGATGTCACCGGAATTATCGTCGATGATCGCGACCGGGACGCCGTTTTGCGGGCGATTGCAGAAGACGATCGCATCAAGGCCGTGATTGTCCATATCGATAGCCCAGGCGGGACGATGGTCGGCGGGGAGGCAATCTACAGCGCCTTGCGCGACATTGCCGAACAGAAACCCGTCGTCGCTGTCCTTGGTACGGTTGCTGCTTCCGGCGGCTATATGACGGCGCTTGCCGCCGATTACATCCTTGCTCGCGCAGGCACCATCACCGGCTCGATCGGCGTCATTTTCCAGACCGCCGAAATTACGTCTCTGCTGGAGAAGCTGGGCATCAAAACGACGGCGATCAAAAGCGCGCCGCTAAAAGCATCGCCGTCACCCCTCGAAAAACTGACACCGCAGGTGCGACACGTCACTCAGGCCATGGTTGACGACATGTTCAGCGTTTTCGTCGCGATGGTGGCGGATCGCCGCGGCATGGGTCTTGAGACGGCGCGCGCGCTTGCCGATGGGCGGGTCTATACCGGCCGCCAGGCCCTAGCCAGAAAACTGGTGGACGCCCTGGGGGGTGAAGGGGCGGCCCGGAAATGGTTGGAGGCGGCGCGAGGGGTTGCCCCAGGCCTGGCCATTCGCGACGTCGCGATCCATCCTGAACCCCTGCCATGGCGCCAAGCCATCACCGAAATTGTAGGAAAAACGGTTTTTTCTGAAAGGCTTACCCTTGACGGCCTGGTTTCGCTCTGGCACCCTTAAGTGGCGGCATTCGCCATCTGCGTTGATCGACAGGCAGTGCGAAACACGCGCAAAACAATGTATGCGCGCAAAACAT
The window above is part of the Rhodospirillaceae bacterium genome. Proteins encoded here:
- the sppA gene encoding signal peptide peptidase SppA, coding for MSLDADIRIDRQTLKRKLAFWRVLAILAVVVGLLVIGGGGLNSMRGPYIARVDVTGIIVDDRDRDAVLRAIAEDDRIKAVIVHIDSPGGTMVGGEAIYSALRDIAEQKPVVAVLGTVAASGGYMTALAADYILARAGTITGSIGVIFQTAEITSLLEKLGIKTTAIKSAPLKASPSPLEKLTPQVRHVTQAMVDDMFSVFVAMVADRRGMGLETARALADGRVYTGRQALARKLVDALGGEGAARKWLEAARGVAPGLAIRDVAIHPEPLPWRQAITEIVGKTVFSERLTLDGLVSLWHP